From Geomonas agri, one genomic window encodes:
- a CDS encoding DHA2 family efflux MFS transporter permease subunit — MKKSAEEKNVNKWLITVTVMLPAIMEIVDTSVANVALPHMQGSLNAGTDEITWVLTSYLVSNAVVLPMTGWLARMFGRKRFLITCITLFTLASLMCGAAPSLGLLIFFRVLQGAAGGALIPMSQAIMMETFPPYQQGMAMAIFGVGAMFGPIIGPALGGWITDNMSWRWIFYINIPIGIIAVAMATFFIYDPSYLKRAKASIDYWGLALLTVGLGALQIVLDKGQQDDWFNSGFIVACSVLTAVSLSALVYVELTHPHPIVNLRLFKNVSFSAGNLVMFAVGFCLYSSIMLIPLFLQTLMGYNATMAGMVLAPGGLATLICMPFVGAVIQRYDGRKVVFVGLLIAAYSMHIMQGFTLEAAYRDFVWPRVVLGIGLAMIFVPLTTVTLATISKEEMGNATGIFSLLRNIGGSVGIAISATLLARYSQFYQTNLVTHINPYNPMAQSQVAMLKGAMLNRGLGPVAAEQGAFTIIYGKVIRQAYMLSYNRIFFIVGIAFLVIIPLLLLLKKPQKHLPPGAAH; from the coding sequence ATGAAAAAGAGCGCTGAAGAAAAAAACGTCAACAAGTGGCTGATCACCGTCACGGTGATGCTCCCCGCCATCATGGAGATCGTCGACACCTCCGTCGCCAACGTGGCGCTCCCGCACATGCAGGGGAGCCTCAACGCCGGCACCGACGAGATCACCTGGGTGCTCACCTCCTACCTGGTGAGTAACGCCGTGGTGCTCCCCATGACCGGGTGGCTGGCGCGCATGTTCGGCCGCAAGCGCTTCCTGATCACCTGCATCACCCTCTTCACCCTCGCGTCCCTCATGTGCGGTGCCGCCCCGTCCCTGGGCCTGCTCATCTTCTTCAGGGTGCTGCAGGGGGCGGCAGGCGGCGCACTGATCCCGATGAGCCAAGCCATCATGATGGAGACCTTCCCACCCTACCAACAGGGCATGGCGATGGCGATCTTCGGCGTCGGCGCCATGTTCGGCCCCATCATCGGCCCGGCGCTCGGGGGGTGGATCACCGACAACATGAGCTGGCGCTGGATCTTCTACATCAACATCCCGATCGGCATCATTGCCGTGGCCATGGCCACCTTCTTCATCTACGACCCGAGCTACCTGAAACGGGCCAAGGCCAGCATCGACTACTGGGGCCTGGCGCTGCTGACCGTGGGGCTGGGCGCGCTGCAGATCGTGCTCGACAAGGGGCAGCAGGATGACTGGTTCAATTCCGGCTTCATCGTCGCCTGCTCGGTCCTCACCGCCGTCTCGCTGTCGGCGCTGGTCTACGTGGAACTCACCCACCCGCACCCGATCGTCAACCTGCGCCTGTTCAAGAACGTCTCCTTCTCGGCTGGCAACCTGGTCATGTTCGCCGTCGGCTTCTGCCTGTATAGCTCCATCATGCTGATCCCGCTCTTCCTGCAAACCCTCATGGGGTACAACGCCACCATGGCCGGCATGGTGCTCGCCCCCGGTGGCCTCGCCACTCTGATCTGCATGCCCTTCGTCGGCGCCGTCATCCAGCGCTACGACGGCAGGAAAGTGGTCTTCGTCGGGCTTCTCATCGCCGCCTACTCGATGCACATCATGCAGGGCTTCACCCTGGAGGCCGCCTACCGCGATTTCGTCTGGCCGCGCGTGGTGCTCGGCATCGGGCTCGCCATGATCTTCGTGCCGCTCACCACGGTGACACTCGCCACCATTTCCAAGGAGGAGATGGGCAACGCCACCGGGATCTTCAGCCTGTTGAGGAACATCGGCGGTAGTGTCGGCATCGCCATCTCGGCCACCCTGCTGGCGCGCTACTCGCAGTTCTACCAAACCAACCTGGTCACCCACATCAACCCCTACAACCCGATGGCGCAGTCCCAGGTCGCCATGCTCAAGGGGGCCATGCTCAACCGGGGACTGGGGCCAGTTGCCGCCGAACAGGGCGCTTTCACCATCATCTACGGCAAGGTTATCAGGCAGGCCTACATGCTCTCCTACAACCGGATCTTCTTCATCGTCGGCATCGCCTTCCTTGTGATCATCCCGCTCCTGTTGCTGCTCAAGAAGCCTCAGAAGCACCTCCCCCCGGGCGCGGCGCACTAG
- a CDS encoding peptidylprolyl isomerase, with protein MARAAASHILVATEAECVALKNQIEAGADFSEVARANSLCPSSNQGGRLGEFGPGQMVREFDEVVFSGEVGKVLGPVKTQFGYHLILITSRTA; from the coding sequence ATGGCAAGAGCTGCAGCAAGTCATATATTGGTGGCAACCGAGGCGGAATGCGTCGCACTGAAGAACCAGATCGAGGCAGGTGCTGATTTCAGCGAGGTGGCGCGCGCCAATTCCCTTTGCCCTTCCAGCAACCAGGGCGGGCGCCTGGGCGAGTTCGGCCCGGGGCAGATGGTCCGTGAGTTCGACGAAGTCGTCTTCAGCGGTGAAGTGGGCAAGGTGCTCGGTCCCGTGAAGACCCAGTTCGGCTACCACTTGATCCTGATCACGAGCCGCACTGCGTAA
- a CDS encoding lytic transglycosylase domain-containing protein, with product MFCRTIAAAAIVLYATLPASAVNLSKPDTSLSTAAQRMQVKDFRGARVAAAAINDPALRAFMTGIAAAKMEQWDEAAAQLPIAAEGYPLLADYALYYQGLALSKLQRHDQALPPLYKLLKDHADSRLARQTLILYADTLAAAGYPKEAQQSYATFVERYPSGNDSISAIFGSALCKIKLGDQAAAAAALRNIYLVYPASPFADKAAVEVQTLVTQGIKVDPYTSAELYKRAGTLSDLGRHLKAAEAYAEIPLAGENEEFARKVKFKKGQALYRSKRYQQAQSTFSSLPGNTEADLWLARTLDKAGKGDEAFQLFLKLGQDAKGGTVAQEAMLEAAYLKRFQRQWSQAVPLFKKYLAMAPSQKNGNALWEAAWCSYQAHDYQEAATQFRKLAEREDLRDKALYWLARALTLTGDDKGAQSVLATLAAEFPLGYYALISNQFLGGEALPQPPKNLAEVLPMPAGFEREKALITLGLFEEAARELSLSKKGKNPAGIARLYLEMGNYNGAFHTMANDKPRRGDKDNATVLGVTYPLAFRDDVAKSAAAHAVPESLVYAVMRTESNYFPAALSPVGAVGLMQIMPSTAEAMSKGDSKRLTSPDLNIKLGTRHLKDLLELYDRNLTLTVAAYNAGSGNVKRWQKAYGDLPQDEFVESIPFRETREYVKKVVSSMQMYQRLYRLPPFKQPEQQKEKGTPKENQPPVQEKVAQR from the coding sequence ATGTTTTGCCGTACCATTGCAGCAGCAGCGATCGTGTTGTACGCCACCCTTCCCGCCTCAGCCGTCAACCTCAGCAAACCCGACACATCGCTCAGCACAGCAGCCCAGCGTATGCAGGTCAAGGATTTCCGTGGCGCCCGCGTGGCGGCCGCGGCCATCAACGACCCGGCCCTGCGCGCATTCATGACGGGCATCGCCGCCGCCAAGATGGAGCAGTGGGACGAGGCCGCCGCGCAGCTTCCTATCGCTGCCGAAGGGTACCCGCTCCTGGCCGACTACGCCCTCTACTACCAGGGCCTCGCCCTGTCCAAACTGCAGCGCCACGACCAGGCTCTACCTCCCCTGTACAAGCTGCTCAAGGACCACGCCGACAGCCGCCTGGCGCGCCAGACCCTGATCCTCTACGCCGACACCCTGGCCGCGGCGGGCTATCCCAAGGAGGCACAGCAAAGCTACGCCACCTTCGTGGAGCGCTACCCTTCCGGCAATGACTCCATCTCCGCCATCTTCGGCTCCGCCCTGTGCAAGATCAAGCTGGGCGACCAGGCTGCCGCAGCAGCTGCCCTGCGCAACATCTACCTGGTCTACCCGGCCTCCCCCTTTGCCGACAAGGCGGCAGTTGAAGTGCAAACACTCGTCACCCAAGGCATCAAGGTGGATCCCTACACGAGCGCCGAACTGTACAAGCGCGCCGGCACCCTGTCCGACCTCGGCCGTCACCTGAAAGCGGCGGAGGCCTACGCCGAGATCCCGCTCGCCGGGGAGAACGAGGAGTTCGCCCGTAAGGTGAAGTTCAAGAAGGGGCAGGCCCTGTACCGCTCCAAGCGCTACCAGCAGGCGCAAAGCACCTTCAGCTCGCTGCCGGGCAATACAGAGGCCGATCTCTGGCTGGCGCGCACCCTTGACAAGGCTGGCAAGGGTGACGAAGCCTTCCAGCTCTTCCTCAAACTCGGACAGGACGCCAAGGGCGGCACCGTGGCCCAGGAGGCGATGCTGGAGGCAGCCTACCTGAAGCGTTTCCAAAGGCAGTGGAGCCAGGCGGTGCCGCTGTTCAAGAAGTATCTCGCCATGGCCCCCAGCCAGAAAAACGGCAACGCGCTCTGGGAAGCAGCCTGGTGCAGCTATCAGGCCCATGACTACCAGGAGGCCGCCACCCAGTTCAGGAAGCTCGCTGAACGCGAAGACCTGCGCGACAAGGCGCTCTACTGGCTGGCCCGGGCGCTCACCCTGACCGGCGACGACAAGGGCGCCCAATCGGTGCTGGCCACCCTTGCCGCCGAGTTCCCGCTTGGCTACTATGCGCTGATCAGCAACCAGTTCCTGGGCGGAGAGGCGCTGCCGCAGCCCCCGAAGAACCTGGCGGAAGTGCTCCCCATGCCGGCCGGCTTCGAGCGCGAGAAGGCGCTGATCACTCTTGGGCTCTTCGAAGAGGCCGCGCGGGAACTGTCTCTTTCCAAGAAGGGAAAGAACCCGGCGGGGATCGCCAGGCTGTACCTGGAGATGGGGAACTACAACGGCGCCTTCCACACCATGGCCAACGACAAGCCCCGGCGCGGCGACAAGGACAACGCCACCGTACTCGGGGTAACCTACCCCCTCGCCTTCCGCGACGACGTAGCGAAGAGTGCCGCAGCCCACGCCGTTCCGGAGAGCCTGGTGTACGCAGTGATGCGCACCGAGAGCAACTACTTCCCTGCGGCCCTCTCGCCGGTGGGTGCGGTCGGCCTGATGCAGATCATGCCCTCCACCGCGGAGGCCATGTCCAAGGGTGATTCCAAACGCCTCACCAGTCCCGACCTCAACATCAAGCTGGGCACCCGGCACCTGAAGGACCTGCTGGAGCTGTACGACCGCAACCTTACCCTCACCGTCGCCGCCTACAATGCCGGTTCCGGCAACGTCAAGCGCTGGCAGAAGGCCTACGGCGATCTACCCCAGGATGAGTTCGTGGAAAGCATTCCGTTCAGGGAAACGCGCGAATACGTGAAGAAAGTGGTGAGCAGCATGCAGATGTACCAGAGACTGTACCGCCTCCCCCCTTTCAAACAGCCGGAACAGCAGAAGGAAAAGGGGACGCCCAAGGAAAACCAGCCTCCTGTACAGGAAAAAGTAGCTCAGCGTTAG
- a CDS encoding HlyD family secretion protein, with the protein MADETTTTEPTTAPAKGGLSKKQRGAIVLVILILVGTLFGLRQWVRSKTHIETDNAFVEAHVHSVASRIPALVQRVAVVDNQFVHKGDLLVELDPADYQARLKSAAASLEMAKNETSGDYAEVESARANVVLAAARLDQANLDLKRAEALFAKEVIPREQLDRARTAQKVALAQVREAQEAENRAKAMIGMSGSGSKDARVAQKQGDLEAAKLNLSYTRIVAPSDGFVTRKGVEVGNYVQPGQAIMAIVPLEDAWVTANYKESQLTNVRPGQEVDFTVDGYPGRHFTGKVESIMAGTGAAFSLLPPENATGNYVKVTQRIPVRIAIDKRSDPDHLLRVGMSVVPTILTGQTFGQVIGFGH; encoded by the coding sequence ATGGCAGATGAAACCACGACTACCGAACCCACCACGGCGCCCGCAAAGGGCGGACTGAGCAAGAAACAGCGCGGCGCTATCGTCCTCGTGATCCTTATCCTGGTCGGCACCCTGTTCGGCCTGCGCCAGTGGGTGCGCAGCAAGACCCACATCGAGACCGACAACGCCTTCGTCGAGGCCCATGTCCACTCCGTGGCCAGCCGCATCCCTGCCCTGGTGCAGCGTGTTGCCGTGGTGGACAACCAGTTCGTGCACAAGGGCGACCTGCTGGTGGAGCTGGACCCGGCTGACTACCAGGCGCGACTGAAAAGCGCTGCCGCATCGCTGGAGATGGCCAAGAACGAAACATCCGGCGACTACGCCGAGGTCGAGAGCGCACGTGCCAACGTCGTCCTGGCCGCAGCCCGGCTGGACCAGGCCAACCTCGACCTGAAGCGGGCCGAGGCGCTCTTCGCCAAGGAAGTCATCCCCAGGGAGCAACTGGATCGCGCCCGGACCGCGCAAAAGGTGGCCCTGGCCCAGGTGCGGGAAGCGCAGGAAGCGGAAAACCGCGCCAAGGCAATGATCGGCATGTCCGGCAGCGGTTCCAAGGATGCCAGGGTTGCCCAGAAACAGGGAGACCTGGAAGCGGCGAAGCTGAACCTCTCCTACACCCGCATCGTCGCCCCCAGCGACGGTTTTGTGACCCGGAAAGGGGTCGAGGTGGGCAACTACGTGCAGCCCGGGCAGGCCATCATGGCCATCGTCCCCCTTGAGGACGCGTGGGTCACCGCGAACTACAAGGAAAGCCAGCTGACCAACGTGCGCCCGGGACAGGAGGTCGATTTCACCGTCGACGGTTACCCCGGCCGCCACTTCACCGGCAAGGTCGAGAGCATCATGGCCGGCACCGGCGCCGCCTTCTCGCTGCTTCCCCCCGAAAACGCCACCGGCAACTACGTCAAGGTGACGCAAAGAATCCCGGTACGCATCGCCATCGACAAACGGAGCGATCCTGACCATCTGCTGCGCGTCGGCATGAGCGTGGTGCCCACCATCCTCACCGGGCAGACCTTCGGGCAGGTGATCGGGTTCGGACACTAG
- a CDS encoding MarR family winged helix-turn-helix transcriptional regulator, whose product MEKPENTPIDVENNVGFLLAKAYQRACLIFKEHFDQYDLTPQQFGLLCFLWREDGISQAVLSAKSQIDRTTMGGLIDRLQKEGLVERRPDPADRRAYRVCLTEKGKALGPELAPIALRAQGEFIAKLEQHEVETLKSLLNKIRN is encoded by the coding sequence ATGGAAAAACCTGAAAACACACCTATCGACGTCGAAAACAACGTCGGTTTTTTGCTTGCCAAGGCCTACCAACGTGCTTGCCTCATCTTCAAGGAACACTTCGACCAGTACGACCTGACTCCGCAGCAGTTTGGTCTGCTCTGCTTTTTGTGGCGCGAAGACGGCATCAGCCAGGCCGTGCTCTCGGCCAAGAGCCAGATCGACAGAACCACCATGGGCGGCCTCATTGACCGGCTGCAAAAGGAAGGACTGGTGGAGCGTCGTCCCGACCCGGCCGACCGTCGCGCTTACCGTGTGTGCCTCACCGAAAAAGGAAAGGCGCTCGGTCCGGAACTGGCGCCGATTGCACTACGGGCCCAGGGTGAGTTCATCGCCAAACTGGAACAGCACGAAGTGGAAACCTTGAAATCGTTGCTCAACAAAATCAGGAACTGA
- a CDS encoding TolC family protein → MRNLLVPLALLFLALTGVAQAETLTLREALDHATTTSRGLKSASREVEIAREQVNVARSTRLPRIDLQGGYVAQAKAQAFKFGNQSQETQDPRYPFFNFSVYQTLYDFGRTSDNEGMARLRGEAAQYSYSGNQQDLFLQVVQAYYGILTAQKLVQAAADEVVQMESHRTTVQALFDEGVVTRNDLLQAEVRVASSRQNVLSAQNEVENGWLLLNYLTGARPEFRAELKDETQRPQLQGQDGAPDLSQRGEISALKAIVGADEFAIKEAKISHYPEFFAKFGVDYLSNSKVREQSITALTVGFKVNLFDGPASAARVRQAVQTRSRDEERLRDLEERTRLEYSMAMNDLKVADARIRVAEKAITQGVENLRITKDRYQEHVGTATEVVDAQTLLTKTRTDYYRSMFDLQVAAARVKRATGEL, encoded by the coding sequence ATGCGTAACCTTCTAGTGCCACTGGCACTGTTATTCCTGGCGCTGACCGGCGTCGCACAGGCGGAAACGCTTACCCTCAGGGAAGCCCTGGACCACGCCACAACCACCAGCCGCGGACTCAAATCGGCCTCGCGCGAGGTGGAGATCGCCCGTGAGCAGGTCAACGTGGCGCGCTCCACGAGACTCCCACGCATCGACCTGCAAGGAGGGTACGTCGCCCAGGCCAAGGCCCAGGCCTTCAAGTTCGGCAACCAGTCACAGGAGACCCAGGACCCGCGCTACCCCTTCTTCAACTTCAGCGTCTACCAGACCCTGTACGACTTCGGCCGCACCAGTGACAACGAGGGGATGGCCAGGTTGCGGGGGGAGGCTGCCCAGTATTCCTATTCCGGGAACCAGCAGGACCTTTTCCTGCAGGTCGTGCAGGCGTACTACGGCATTCTGACTGCCCAGAAACTGGTGCAGGCCGCGGCGGACGAGGTAGTTCAGATGGAATCGCACCGGACAACCGTGCAGGCCCTCTTTGACGAGGGGGTGGTCACCAGGAACGACCTGTTGCAGGCGGAGGTGCGGGTCGCTTCCAGCCGCCAGAACGTCCTGAGCGCGCAGAACGAGGTGGAGAACGGCTGGCTGCTGTTGAACTACCTGACCGGCGCCCGCCCCGAGTTCCGCGCCGAATTGAAGGACGAGACGCAGCGCCCGCAACTGCAGGGCCAGGATGGCGCCCCCGATCTCTCCCAACGGGGCGAAATCTCGGCACTCAAGGCCATCGTCGGCGCCGACGAATTCGCCATCAAAGAGGCAAAGATCAGCCACTACCCCGAATTCTTCGCCAAGTTCGGCGTGGACTACCTCTCCAACAGCAAGGTGCGCGAGCAGTCCATCACCGCGCTGACCGTCGGCTTCAAGGTAAACCTCTTCGACGGCCCCGCCTCCGCCGCCAGGGTGAGGCAGGCGGTGCAGACCCGCTCCCGGGACGAGGAGAGGCTGAGAGACCTCGAGGAACGCACCCGGCTGGAATACAGCATGGCCATGAACGATCTCAAGGTTGCCGACGCCCGCATACGTGTCGCGGAGAAGGCGATCACCCAAGGGGTCGAGAACCTGCGCATCACCAAGGACCGCTACCAGGAGCACGTCGGTACCGCGACAGAGGTCGTGGATGCCCAGACGCTTTTGACCAAGACCAGGACCGACTACTATCGCAGCATGTTCGATCTCCAGGTCGCCGCCGCGAGGGTCAAGAGGGCCACCGGCGAACTGTAA
- the rnr gene encoding ribonuclease R: MRKGKDSIMRLLGKGEPVPYRQMLKALNVSRHERGRLDDMLDYLVETGEIAKLPGRIYTMAGAGGTVRGKLSTHRDGYGFVMPEDGSEDLFVPARYLSEYMNGDTVEAQVVSTRRDGKREGRVTALVQRGVTEIVGRFEAVGKGGRVIPDDPKLGRDLFVTPGPAGGASKAKDGQIVLAAITSYPAGARPLEGRIIEVLGEANDPEVEALTVIKKYELPHVFDEKVMAEAEQQPQQVTEEAIQGRVDLRQRLTVTIDGETARDFDDAVSVAREGDKIRLWVSIADVSHYVIEGSRLDTEAYLRGTSVYFPDRCIPMLPEQLSNGICSLNPQVDRLTMTAEMLFDSDGARVDQKFYTSVIKSAARLTYTTVKKILVDQDAEAIEANRHLVADLKVMEELSLRLNAVRKGRGSIDFDLPEPQIILDLQGETTAIVRAERNLAHRIIEEFMLAANEAVAHFLESTPVPSLYRIHENPDPVKLQDLSEFVFGFGYILKVEDEKVNPVALQKLLVEVAGKPEERLINEVLLRCMKQARYSAENLGHFGLAASSYTHFTSPIRRYPDLVVHRILKRVLAGKMKQADKDRLEARLPETGLHTSKRERVAMEAEREMVDLKKMQFMRDKIGEEYDGYITGVAPFGLFVELVDLFVEGMVPVATLPQDYYVHLEKSHALVGERSRAMYRIADKIRVKVAAVNEPRKQVEFALVGTLEKRPIEPIADVRNAYQRIPIKGKRPKPKRR, from the coding sequence ATGCGTAAAGGTAAAGACTCCATCATGAGGCTGCTCGGTAAGGGGGAACCGGTTCCATACCGGCAGATGCTGAAGGCTCTCAACGTATCCCGGCACGAGCGCGGGCGCCTTGACGACATGCTCGATTACCTGGTGGAGACCGGGGAGATAGCCAAGCTGCCGGGACGGATCTACACGATGGCCGGAGCGGGGGGTACCGTGCGTGGCAAGCTCTCCACGCACCGGGACGGCTACGGCTTCGTGATGCCCGAGGACGGCAGCGAGGACCTGTTCGTCCCGGCGCGCTATCTTTCGGAATATATGAACGGCGATACCGTCGAGGCGCAGGTGGTGTCGACCCGGCGCGACGGCAAAAGGGAGGGACGCGTAACGGCGCTGGTGCAGCGCGGCGTTACCGAGATCGTGGGGCGCTTTGAGGCGGTAGGGAAGGGGGGGCGGGTCATCCCGGACGACCCCAAGCTTGGTCGTGACCTGTTCGTAACGCCCGGCCCCGCAGGTGGTGCCTCCAAGGCCAAGGACGGCCAAATCGTGCTGGCGGCGATTACCTCGTACCCCGCAGGCGCACGTCCCCTGGAGGGACGTATCATCGAGGTGCTGGGTGAGGCGAACGACCCGGAAGTCGAGGCGCTGACAGTTATCAAGAAGTACGAGCTGCCTCACGTCTTCGACGAGAAGGTCATGGCCGAGGCGGAACAGCAGCCCCAGCAGGTGACCGAGGAGGCCATCCAGGGACGGGTGGATCTGCGCCAGAGACTCACCGTCACCATCGACGGTGAGACCGCCCGTGACTTCGACGACGCCGTTTCGGTCGCCCGTGAAGGGGACAAGATCCGGCTCTGGGTATCCATCGCCGACGTCTCGCACTATGTTATCGAGGGGTCGCGCCTGGACACCGAGGCCTACCTGCGCGGCACCTCGGTCTACTTCCCGGACCGCTGCATCCCGATGCTCCCCGAGCAGCTCTCCAACGGCATCTGCTCGTTGAACCCGCAGGTGGACCGCCTGACCATGACTGCCGAGATGCTCTTTGACTCGGATGGGGCGCGGGTGGACCAGAAGTTCTATACCAGCGTCATCAAGAGCGCGGCCCGGCTCACCTATACTACGGTCAAAAAGATCCTGGTGGACCAGGACGCTGAGGCGATCGAGGCGAACCGGCACCTGGTTGCGGACCTGAAGGTGATGGAGGAGCTATCCCTCAGGCTGAACGCGGTGCGCAAGGGGAGGGGGAGCATCGACTTTGACCTTCCCGAGCCGCAGATCATCCTGGACCTGCAGGGTGAGACCACCGCAATCGTCCGGGCCGAGAGAAACCTCGCCCACCGCATCATCGAGGAGTTCATGCTGGCGGCCAACGAGGCGGTGGCCCATTTCCTGGAGTCGACCCCGGTGCCGTCCCTGTACCGCATCCACGAGAACCCGGACCCGGTCAAGCTGCAGGACCTCTCCGAGTTCGTGTTCGGCTTCGGCTACATCCTCAAGGTAGAGGACGAGAAGGTTAACCCGGTGGCGCTGCAGAAGCTCCTCGTCGAGGTGGCGGGAAAACCGGAGGAGCGGCTCATCAACGAGGTGCTCCTGCGCTGCATGAAACAGGCGCGCTACAGCGCAGAGAACCTCGGGCACTTCGGCCTCGCCGCCTCCTCCTACACCCACTTCACCTCGCCCATCCGGCGCTACCCGGACCTCGTGGTGCACCGCATCCTGAAGAGGGTCCTGGCCGGGAAGATGAAGCAGGCTGACAAGGACCGGCTGGAGGCGCGGCTCCCGGAGACCGGGCTGCACACCAGCAAGCGCGAGCGGGTCGCCATGGAGGCCGAGCGCGAGATGGTCGACCTGAAGAAGATGCAGTTCATGCGCGACAAGATCGGCGAGGAGTACGACGGCTACATCACCGGCGTGGCCCCCTTCGGCCTCTTCGTGGAACTGGTCGACCTCTTCGTGGAGGGGATGGTGCCGGTGGCGACGCTCCCCCAGGACTACTACGTGCACCTGGAGAAGAGCCACGCCCTGGTGGGGGAGAGAAGCCGCGCCATGTACCGTATCGCCGACAAGATCCGGGTAAAGGTGGCTGCGGTGAACGAGCCGCGCAAGCAGGTCGAGTTCGCCCTGGTGGGCACCCTGGAGAAGCGTCCCATCGAGCCGATCGCCGACGTGCGCAACGCCTACCAGCGCATCCCCATCAAGGGGAAGCGACCCAAGCCCAAACGCCGTTGA
- a CDS encoding bifunctional riboflavin kinase/FAD synthetase encodes MVIFKSVSEIREKLRRPVVTIGNFDGVHLGHREIFRRVRDLAREIGGVSVVITFAPHPLKVVAAHQEVRLITTCREKEALIEGSGIDYLLEIPFDRTFAAMPAADFVQRVLVDAIGLERLVIGYDYAFGRGREGDVKLLRELGARFGYSVEELQPISDGATVYSSTAVRRLVSAGDVAAASKLLGRHFSITGTVVHGHERGRGLGFPTANIDTDKDLIPSIGVYAVKVCLGDRLLDGACNIGPNPTFGNERLSIEVFLLDFEENLYDREITLFFIERLRGEKRFANLDELKIAIAADVERCREMLREARPVASESGGDWDCVARPSAGAKH; translated from the coding sequence ATGGTCATCTTTAAAAGCGTTTCCGAAATCAGGGAAAAACTGCGTCGGCCGGTGGTCACCATCGGCAACTTCGACGGCGTGCATCTCGGTCACCGCGAAATATTCCGCAGGGTGCGGGATTTAGCCCGCGAGATCGGCGGCGTCTCTGTGGTGATCACCTTCGCGCCGCATCCCCTGAAGGTGGTTGCGGCACACCAGGAGGTGCGGCTCATCACCACCTGTCGTGAAAAAGAGGCCCTCATCGAGGGGTCCGGCATCGACTACCTGCTGGAGATTCCCTTCGACAGGACCTTTGCCGCCATGCCTGCCGCGGACTTCGTGCAGCGGGTGCTGGTCGACGCCATCGGCCTGGAGCGGCTGGTGATCGGTTACGACTACGCTTTCGGACGCGGCCGGGAAGGGGACGTGAAGCTCCTGAGGGAACTGGGGGCGCGCTTTGGCTACAGCGTCGAAGAACTGCAGCCCATTTCCGACGGCGCCACGGTCTACAGCTCCACTGCGGTCCGCCGGTTGGTCAGCGCCGGCGATGTCGCCGCGGCCTCCAAGCTGCTGGGACGGCACTTCTCCATCACCGGCACGGTGGTGCACGGCCACGAGCGGGGGCGGGGGTTGGGCTTTCCCACCGCCAACATCGATACCGACAAGGACCTGATCCCGTCCATCGGCGTCTATGCGGTCAAGGTCTGCCTGGGTGACCGGCTTCTGGACGGCGCTTGCAACATCGGCCCGAATCCGACCTTCGGCAACGAGCGTCTCTCCATCGAGGTCTTCCTGCTTGATTTCGAGGAGAATCTTTATGACCGCGAGATCACGCTCTTCTTCATCGAGCGGCTGCGCGGCGAGAAACGGTTCGCCAACCTCGACGAATTGAAGATTGCTATCGCGGCCGACGTGGAGCGCTGCCGCGAGATGCTCCGGGAGGCCCGGCCGGTTGCCTCGGAGAGCGGCGGTGACTGGGACTGTGTCGCCCGGCCCAGTGCGGGCGCCAAACACTAA
- the tatC gene encoding twin-arginine translocase subunit TatC: protein MAEEKVLPFMEHLVELRKRLIVCVFAIIIGMGVAWNFSTDLLKFVEQPLTGKTYLSEIKKSLYEKVKQSYPEAYQRMKLGDEHAVAEKPRMLNYSAPLEPFFVQCKISMLAGLVIVLPVLFHQFWLFVAPGLTRKERRLVVPFVTTASLAFCAGAMFFLVIIWPVIINFSLSYEASGLQSWYNISSYINFCLRLILMFGLIFELPILALLLARFGIVNYRMLATRRKYALLASAIVAAFHADLVTMFVIMIPLYLMYEISIWVALLFGKKKVPQADVEPAEA, encoded by the coding sequence ATGGCTGAAGAAAAGGTACTGCCGTTCATGGAGCACCTGGTTGAACTCCGGAAGCGGCTCATCGTCTGCGTTTTCGCCATCATCATCGGCATGGGGGTCGCCTGGAACTTTTCCACCGACCTCTTGAAGTTCGTGGAGCAACCGCTGACCGGCAAGACCTACCTGTCCGAGATAAAGAAATCCCTCTACGAGAAGGTGAAGCAGAGCTACCCGGAGGCGTACCAGCGCATGAAGCTGGGCGACGAGCACGCGGTCGCGGAAAAGCCGCGCATGTTGAACTACAGCGCGCCGCTGGAGCCGTTCTTCGTGCAGTGCAAGATCTCGATGCTGGCTGGTCTGGTCATCGTGCTTCCGGTCCTGTTCCACCAGTTTTGGCTCTTCGTGGCACCGGGACTGACACGCAAGGAGCGCCGGCTGGTGGTTCCGTTCGTCACCACGGCCTCCCTCGCCTTTTGCGCCGGGGCGATGTTTTTCCTGGTCATCATCTGGCCGGTGATCATCAACTTCTCCCTCTCCTACGAAGCGAGCGGCTTGCAAAGCTGGTACAACATCTCCTCCTACATCAACTTCTGCCTGCGGCTGATCCTGATGTTCGGGCTCATCTTCGAACTGCCGATCCTGGCCCTGCTATTGGCCCGCTTCGGCATCGTCAACTACCGCATGTTGGCCACCCGCAGGAAGTACGCGCTCCTGGCCAGCGCCATCGTCGCCGCCTTCCATGCGGACCTCGTTACCATGTTCGTCATCATGATCCCGCTCTATCTCATGTACGAGATCAGCATCTGGGTCGCGCTCCTCTTCGGGAAGAAGAAAGTTCCCCAGGCGGACGTCGAACCGGCCGAGGCGTGA